Part of the Methylomonas sp. AM2-LC genome, AACAAGGTTAATCCGGCCGATCCCCCCATACTGACGTTGGCGATTAGTTCCAGCAGTATTCCGTTGGCTAAAATTGAAGATATGGTGGATACCCGTTTAGCCCAGAAAATTGCACAAATCCCCGGCGTAGGCATGGTCAACATTAGTGGTGGACAACGGCCAGCGGTTCGCATTCAGGCCAATGATAAGGCGTTAGCTGCTTATGGACTTAGCCTCGAGGATTTACGAACAGCCATTACCGCCGCCAACGTCAATCTACCGAAAGGTATGTTCGACGGCCCTTTGCGCTCTGCCATTATTGATAATAATGATCAATTACGTACTGCAGCGGAATACAAGGACTTGGTAGTTGCCTATCGGAATAATGCCCCAGTACGACTACTTGATGTAGCCAAAGCAGTGGATGCGGCAGAAAATGTAAAACTGGCTGCCTGGGCCAATAATACGCCTGCAGTTATTGTTAATATTCAACGTCAACCTGGGGCCAATGTTATTCAGGTGGTTGATCGCATTAAACAGCGTTTACCGCAATTACAAGCCAGTTTACCGGCGGCGATTGACGTTGTGGTATTAACCGACCGTACCGCCACCATACGCGCTTCGGTTGAGGATGTGCAATTTGAATTAATGCTTGCCGTCGCCTTGGTCATTATGGTGATATTCCTGTTTTTACGTAGTGTACCGGCCACTATTATTCCTGGTATTGCCGTACCTCTATCGTTAATTGGTACCTTTGCTGTCATGTACTTGGCCGGATTTAGTATCAACAATTTAACCTTAATGGCATTAACCATCGCCAGTGGCTTTGTGGTGGACGATGCGATTGTGGTAATAGAAAATATTTCCCGCTATATTGAACGTGGTGATCCACCCTTAAAAGCGGCTCTTAAAGGTTCTGAACAAATTGGTTTTACCATTATTTCGCTGACCTTTTCGTTGGTTGCCGTATTAATTCCTTTATTGTTTATGGCCGATGTGGTGGGTCGCTTATTTCGGGAATTTGCTATTACCCTGGCGGTGGCTATTCTGATTTCTGCCATAGTTTCACTCACGCTCACACCCATGATGTGCGCAAAAATGCTGCGTCCGCTCAGGCATTCTATCGCTGATGAACAACTGCCGGGATCTGGTCAAGGTTTTTTTAATGCGATTATCGCCCGCTATGGTCGCAGTTTGCAGTGGGTATTTCGTCATCAAACTCTGGTGTTATGCTTGGCTATGGCCACCATGGTGATGACGGTCATGTTGTACCTGATTATTCCTAAAGGTTTTTTTCCAGTACAAGACACAGGACTTATTCAGGGTATTTCTGAAGCGCCACCCAGTATTTCCTTTGCCGCCATGGCTAATCGACAAACTGCACTGTCAAGTAAAATTCTGGAAGATCCGGCAGTCGCCAGTTTGTCGTCGTTTATTGGCGTGGATGGCAGCAATTCCACGCTCAACAGTGGCCGACTATTAATCAATCTAAAACCCTTGTCAGAACGCCACGAAAGTGCCGAAGCCATCATCCAACGTTTACGTTCCAACCTCAATTCGGTGTCCGGCATTAGTGTATTTTTACAGCCTGTGCAGGATATGACGCTGGAAAATCGTATTAGCCGTACACAGTTTCAGTTTACTCTGCAAACGGTGAATTATGCAGAACTGGCCGAATGGACGCAGCGTTTGGTCGAGCATATGCGCCATATTCCATTTATTGTTGATGTGGCAAGTGATTTACAAAATCAGGGTTTACAGGCTTATATTACCATCGACAGAGCCACCGCCAGCCGTCTTGGAGTAACCACCAGTGCCATTGATAATGCTTTGTATAATGCTTATGGGCAGCGACTGGTATCGACTATATTTACCCAATCCAATCAGTATCGGGTGATTCTAGAGGTCAATCCCGCCGCGCAGGTTGGGCCAGAAGAGCTTTATCGCCTGCGCATTCCGTCAACCAATGGTACGCAGGTATTATTATCCGAAATCTCAGAGGTTTCTGAGCGGCAAACTGCACTGTCTATTAACCATCTCGATCAATTTCCATCAACCACCATTTCTTTTAATCTGCAACCGGGTGCCGCTTTGGGCGATGCCATTACTGCCATAGAGCAGATTAAAACCGAGATTGATTTACCCTTAAGCGTACAAACAGACTATCAGGGGGCTGCGTTAGCGTTTAATGCCTCGCTGGATACGACTTTATGGTTAATTTTAGCGGCGATAGTCACGGTATATATTGTGTTGGGGGTGTT contains:
- a CDS encoding MdtB/MuxB family multidrug efflux RND transporter permease subunit, with the protein product MNNSEQAAAGFNPSRIFILRPVATSLLMVALLLVGVLAYRILPISALPQVDYPTIQVTTLYPGASPEVMAAVVTAPLERQFGQMPGLKQMSSSSSGGASMITLQFNLKLSLDVAEQTVQAAINAANSFLPTDLPMPPIYNKVNPADPPILTLAISSSSIPLAKIEDMVDTRLAQKIAQIPGVGMVNISGGQRPAVRIQANDKALAAYGLSLEDLRTAITAANVNLPKGMFDGPLRSAIIDNNDQLRTAAEYKDLVVAYRNNAPVRLLDVAKAVDAAENVKLAAWANNTPAVIVNIQRQPGANVIQVVDRIKQRLPQLQASLPAAIDVVVLTDRTATIRASVEDVQFELMLAVALVIMVIFLFLRSVPATIIPGIAVPLSLIGTFAVMYLAGFSINNLTLMALTIASGFVVDDAIVVIENISRYIERGDPPLKAALKGSEQIGFTIISLTFSLVAVLIPLLFMADVVGRLFREFAITLAVAILISAIVSLTLTPMMCAKMLRPLRHSIADEQLPGSGQGFFNAIIARYGRSLQWVFRHQTLVLCLAMATMVMTVMLYLIIPKGFFPVQDTGLIQGISEAPPSISFAAMANRQTALSSKILEDPAVASLSSFIGVDGSNSTLNSGRLLINLKPLSERHESAEAIIQRLRSNLNSVSGISVFLQPVQDMTLENRISRTQFQFTLQTVNYAELAEWTQRLVEHMRHIPFIVDVASDLQNQGLQAYITIDRATASRLGVTTSAIDNALYNAYGQRLVSTIFTQSNQYRVILEVNPAAQVGPEELYRLRIPSTNGTQVLLSEISEVSERQTALSINHLDQFPSTTISFNLQPGAALGDAITAIEQIKTEIDLPLSVQTDYQGAALAFNASLDTTLWLILAAIVTVYIVLGVLYESYIHPLTILSTLPSAGVGALLALMMSGNDLGIIGIIGIVLLIGIVKKNAIMMIDFALDAERKQGMPPLEAIYQACLLRFRPILMTTLAALLGALPLMLGSGVGSELRHPLGITMVGGLIFSQLLTLYTTPVIYLALDRLARRFGPTGPSDPDVLHSLDGQDPHVDDGGLHSLATQGMSTQQNSGLLK